From the ANME-2 cluster archaeon genome, the window CAGGAACTGGAACAGGATATCAGGTCTACAGGTTTTTACAGACAGAAAGCAAAGAATATCAAGAACAGTAGTATTGAAATCCTTGAAAATTTCAGCGGTAATGTCCCTGATACCATGGAAGAACTGATTACATTGCCAGGTGTGGGGCGTAAGACTGCAAATGTCGTACTGTCCAGCGCCTATAACATTACTGAAGGGATTGCAGTAGATACCCATGTGAAGCGGCTGTCCTTCAGGCTGGGGCTGACCCGGTATACTGACCCGGATAAGATCGAGGCGGACCTAATGAAGCTGGCCCCGAAGGAGGAGTGGAGCGACTTGTCATACAGGCTCATACTGCATGGCCGTGCAGTATGCAGTGCCCGCAAACCTGAACATGGTATATGTATGTTGCAACATCTATGCCCGCGGATGGGAGTGAAATGAAACCTGAACAAAACAGGAATGAACGTAATTCTTCCGGGATAACTGAACCCGTACTTG encodes:
- the nth gene encoding endonuclease III — its product is MKPAGQMLEMIRLLKDEYPISRTALRYETPHQMLVATILSAQCTDVRVNMVTEELFRKYKGINEFAEADLQELEQDIRSTGFYRQKAKNIKNSSIEILENFSGNVPDTMEELITLPGVGRKTANVVLSSAYNITEGIAVDTHVKRLSFRLGLTRYTDPDKIEADLMKLAPKEEWSDLSYRLILHGRAVCSARKPEHGICMLQHLCPRMGVK